The genome window AAGCTATTAACTTCTAAATGGGATGGATATATAGAGTTACATGCAAAATGCGATATGTATGTTTTATAACTTCTACTAGGGACAATCCTAGGAGAGGCTTTCTAGCTTTGAAATGTTCAATAACATTCCAAAAACACGATGGTCTTGCTTTCTAGCTTTCTTAAAGCTGcaagtttctccaaaaaaacaCTTGCATGACAACTATAATTCCCCCATATACGCCGGAATTCTTCTATCTTCTTATAGTTACAAATTATGAAAGAAAATTGCCTAATTGAACTATCATCACACTTATATCATCTGTAGAGCCACGTTTTACTGCTAAGTCGACGAGCTTTTTGCAAGCAAAAAATGGTTTTGGTTTTTCTATTCCGGTGCACAAAGGACGAACCATATCTGCTGCTTCTTGATTATTAACCTAAAAgaaggaagggaaaaaaaatatttatcagCAAAATTCAGTGAGTGAAAtgattttaatttcattatatgTATACTATGTTCCAATTTAAGGGGTCACAGCAatgacttttgttttgaagTTACCTTGTCCCAAAGACCATCAGAGGCTAGAATTACAAACTCGCAGTCATGCTCAATCTTTAAGACTTTGGTCTCCGGTTCTGCTATAATCCATTGTTTAAGATGTCGATCTCCAATTCCTCTCGATACAGCTAGGGACCCTTGTACTCTCCATACATTGTGATGAGAATCCACATAACCAccctaaaaaataatgattattGCATAATCGATTAGAAAAATACTAACAACAAATGTGATAGTGTCACTTcaactacataaaaatataaacttacgaattaaatttttttttttttaaataattggtgACACGTCGATTTATAAgacttatgtaataaaatttgtactaTTTTTAATATCAGAGAATTACATAGCTAACTTACCAGGGTTTCAATTCGTTGTTTTTCATCTTCCCTGCAAGGCCGGTGATCAGATGTGAGGGCCTCAGCTATTCCTCCTCGGCTCATCACAGCACGACAATCACCAGCATTGGAGACCACAAGATTACCCTCTTGTATCAGTGCAGTCACACAGCAAGTACCACCTTCAACACCCTGCTTAAAAAATTCGGCATCTGTGGTCAAGTAACCATCTCTAACTGCTTCCACAATTTCATCTGCACATCTCTTCCTGGATTGGTCCATTATATGCCTATCCAAATGGTTGGCTGCAAATTGAGCAGCTTTTGCACCCCCATGCCCATCAAAAACACCAAAGAAAGCCTGCAATCATA of Quercus lobata isolate SW786 chromosome 8, ValleyOak3.0 Primary Assembly, whole genome shotgun sequence contains these proteins:
- the LOC115954581 gene encoding probable protein phosphatase 2C 25; this encodes MSVAILNSPIFSPRVSSSLCKSSASITKSPRVLHGLPPTPSRSSSSSSSPLPPSPSTPSTVRFNKQISTIKEVSCSLNGTVLKRKRPARIDIPVMSLSFGVDTPRAVEKVVDVVEVEGDGYALYCKRGRRGLMEDRYSAVVDVHGDSRQAFFGVFDGHGGAKAAQFAANHLDRHIMDQSRKRCADEIVEAVRDGYLTTDAEFFKQGVEGGTCCVTALIQEGNLVVSNAGDCRAVMSRGGIAEALTSDHRPCREDEKQRIETLGGYVDSHHNVWRVQGSLAVSRGIGDRHLKQWIIAEPETKVLKIEHDCEFVILASDGLWDKVNNQEAADMVRPLCTGIEKPKPFFACKKLVDLAVKRGSTDDISVMIVQLGNFLS